GTGGAGTCGACTGCATGTCTATTCGACTTTACATATCTGTTGGGCAGCTCAGGCCGGGCTATACTATCATTTTGGTATTCCGAAGTATTTGCTGCCAGAAAAAATATTTGGCGTTTTTCCTCATACAATCAACAAAAAAAATGTACGGTTGATGCGGGGATTTGATGATGTTTTCTTTGTTCCTCATTCGAGACATACAGAAGTTAAAAGGGAGGATATTGAAAAAGTTTCTGAACTAGAAATTTTGTCTGAGTCGAGTGAAGCAGGCGCTTATTTAGTGGCAACAAAAGGTGGCCGCCAAATTTTTGTGACAGGACATTCCGAATATGATCCTCTGACATTAAAAAGAGAGTATGACAGAGATGTATCTAACGGACTTCATATACATGTTCCGCAAAATTATTATCCTGGGGATGATCCTGCAAAACAACCGATTGTAAAGTGGAGGGGGCATGCGAACCTATTATTTTCAAACTGGCTTAATTATTACGTATATCAGGAAACACCATACAATTTAAATGAAATTGGCTAACAATTGAAAGGGAGAGAGTAAAATGAGTGAAAAAAAATTAAGTTTTGAAACATTACAAGTTCATGCCGGTCAGGTACCTGATCCAACAACAGGATCAAGAGCTGTTCCGATTTATCAGACAACATCTTATGTATTTAATGATGCTGAGCACGCTGCAAATCTCTTTCAGTTAAAAGAGAGTGGCAACGTTTATACACGCATTATGAACCCAACGACGGATGTGTTAGAAAAAAGAGTGGCCGAATTAGAGGGCGGCGTCGGTGCACTTGCCACAGCTTCTGGCTTATCTGCTATTTTGTATGCCATTTTGAATGTTGCCAATGCTGGTGATGAAATTGTTGCAGCAAGTACGTTATATGGCGGCACTTATGAATTGTTTACCGTAACCTTACAGAAAATCGGCATTCATGTTGTGCTAGTGAATCCTGATGATCCTGAAAACTTTAGAAAGGCCATTACGGAGAAAACTAAGGCCGTTTATGCCGAAACGATTGGCAATCCGCGTATCAATGTGCTTGATATTGAGGCTGTTGCGAACATTGCCCATGAAAATAAAATTCCTTTTATTATTGATAATACTTTTGGCACGCCCTACCTTGTAAGACCGATTGAATATGGTGCCGATATTGTTGTTCATTCGGCAACGAAATTTATTGGTGGACATGGTTCTACTTTAGGTGGCATTATTGTTGATTCAGGCAATTTTGATTGGATTGCAAGCGGAAAATTTCCTGATTTTACAACGCCAGATAAGAGTTACGGCGGACTAAGGTATGCACAGGATTTAGGTAAGCCCGCCTATATCTTAAAAGCCCGAGTTCAACTGCTCCGTAACATGGGGGCTACGCTGAGTCCGTTTAATGCATTTTTATTGATTCAAGGACTGGAAACGCTTTCTTTACGAATTGAAAGACATGTGGAGAATACACGGAAAATAGCTGAATTCTTAAATAATCATCCAAAGGTTTCTTGGGTGAATTATCCGGAATTAGCAGGCAATCCTTATCATGATCTGGCGAAAAAGTATTTGTCGAAAGGCGCTGGTTCGATCTTTACCTTTGGTATCAAAGGCGGTTTGGAAGCAGGAAAGAAATTTATTAATAGTGTAGAACTCTTTTCTTTACTTGCCAATGTTGGGGATGCAAAATCGCTTGTCATTCATCCGTCAAGCACAACGCATGCAGAGCTCGATGCAGAGGCACAAAAAGCAGCGGGTATTACGCCGGATCTGATTCGGCTGTCTATCGGCATTGAAGGTGTCGATGATTTAATTGCTGATTTAGACCAAGCTCTTGCAAAAGCATAATATTTGAAATAAGGTCAAGGAGACTGCCGGTCTAGTTTGGATGGGCAGTCTTCTTGATTTTTTTGTATCTTGATGGTATCGATACATTGGAATATACTATAGATAGTAGCTATAGTATATTCCAATTTTTTATTACATAGTTTTTGCAATAGCTTTTATGTGTGACATTTTTTTAGAGCTATCATAAGGGAACTTTATAAAAAAGCGAGGTGAGATTTATGAATATGAAAGTACATAGTTTTCAAACAAAGCTGTTACTTGTTTTGTTGCCATTTTTCATTCTATCTTTTGTTATATTATCTGGGAGCAGTTATTATCTTTCTAAAAATTCTCTTATGAAAAGTGCCAATGAGCTAGGCGTGGCTACTGGAACGGATTATGCAAACCAAACGCTGGCCGATATGAATGAAAAGATTGCACAGCTTGAGGACTTGGCGAGTATCCAACGTATCCGAAATGGGAATGATCCGAACCAAATTACACAAGCCATGGCAGAAACCCGGGCAAGGCTGCACGATTTTGATACGATCTTTTTTATCACCCCGGACGGTTCAGGATTTCGCAGTGATGGCAGTAAAGGTCAGTATCAAGATCGCGAGTATTTCCAGCAAGTACTCAAAACAAAAAAATCAACTGTTTCGGATCCTTTGATTTCGCGGACGACAGGAAAAATATCGGTTATTTTGGCTGTGCCTGTTACTTATAATAATCAAGTTACAGGCGTACTTGCTGCAACCTATTCGTTGGAAAAATTATCAGATACACTTAAACAGCTGACATTTAAAGATACGGGTTATGGTTTTATTGTTGATTCCTCAGGATTGCTATTAGCTCACCCTCAATTGCCTGAAACGGTAGGAAAATTGAATTTTATGGAGAAAAAACTGAATTCTGAGTTGAAACTTAAAGATACCGAACTTGACGACCGGCTGATGACTTTGTTCAAATCAACAGTATCTACAGGTAAATCACAGGTGGGAAAATATCAGTTTCAAAACGTCGATATGATTACTACTTTTACACCGATTGCTCTTCCTGGTGATAAACATTGGTTTATTGGTGTTAGCGCACCTGAGACAGAAGTAATGCAGGAAATGACGACATTAACACGGACTATGCTTACTATTTCTTTCTTATTTATTCTTCTCGCCGTTTTCTTTGTCATTATGATGAGCAAGCGTTTTACCAAACCACTGATTCTGATTCGCGACGAATGTCTGCTTTTAACGCAAGGCGATCTTCGTGAACGACAAGTGACAGTACAGTCTGAAGATGAAATTGGTCAGTTAGCCAAGGGATTTCGTGATATGCGTACCCATATTCGTGGCCTTGTGAAAAGTGTCCAATCGCAAGCTGAACAAGTGGCTGCATCAAGTGAGGAACTGACAGCAAGTGCGCAGCAATCAGCCGATGCTGCTAACCAAGTGGCGGGTTCCATTACGGAAATCGCCGCTGGCACGGACAAGCAGGCAGCGGCGGCAAACAATATTTCTTCTGTAGCTGAAGAATTGTCGGTAAGTACGGAGCAGATTGCAACAACAACGCGAGATGTGGCGAATATTGCCCAAAATACATCCCACGAAGCAGCCCAAGGTCGTCAGGCTGTAGAGCAAGCTTTGGCGCAAATGCAACAAATTGGTCAAGGGTCAAAAGCCGTACAAACAGCCATTGCCGAACTGGCAAAAGGTTCACGGGAGATTAGTGAAATCGTTACGCTCATATCTACAATTGCCGGACAGACTAATCTTTTGGCATTAAATGCTGCAATTGAAGCGGCGCGGGCGGGAGAACAGGGACGCGGATTTGCTGTTGTTGCGGAAGAAGTGCGAAAGTTAGCTGAAGAATCCAATGAAGCTGCGCAGCAGATTGGCGAACTCATTAAGCGGAATCAGGTCAATATGGATCAGGCCATTGCTGCAACAGAATTGGGAACAAACAATGTTCAAACAGGGGTGCATGTTGTCAATTTGGCTGGTGAGACATTTAATAAAATTGTGAGCTCTATTATTCAGCTTTCCAGTCAAATCCAGGGGATTTCCGAGTCCATTACTCAGATGGCTGTAGGCAGTCATCATTTAGTTGAATCTATTCATGAAATTGATACTATTGGTAAGCAAGCTTCTGTCGAAGCGCAGACCGTTTCAGCTGCAACAGAAGAACAATCAGCATCCATGCAGGAAATCGCATCCTCAAGTCACAGCTTAGCGCAACTGGCTAGTAATTTGCAAGAAGCCGTAGCGAAATTTAAGTCTTAGGTTTTGTTACAAGTTGAAAGCTTATTGATAATTGTTTCGCTGTTCATGATTTGTAAAAAATATTGACAATGTGATTTGATAAGAGTTACACTTTATAAAAAGTTTAATTTAAGGCAAAGTCGCTTATAAGTTGTCAAAGGCATCTTGATGCTTGGGCAGTAAGTGATTTTGCTTATATTTTTACGTAAAAATGGAACTTTGTACCGTTAGTGAAATAAGCCAAACTTTAAAGGAATGAGTATTACTTTGTGTCTGGGCAATATATTTATCGAAAGGATGGGAAAGAATGCAAACCGCAAAAGATCAACTGATTGTTGCATTAGATCTTCCCACATTAGAGCGTGCCATGAATATGGTAGATACTTTGGGAGATCTTGTAGAGTGTTATCAAGTGAGTATGGAAGCTTTCTATGGTATGGGACATATTTTGTTGGCACAACTTGCCGGACGTGGTAAAAAAATCTTTATGGATTTTAAATTGCATGATATTCCTACGACTGTTGCCAATACTGTTACCACGCTGTGCCAGTTTTCACCGGCCTTTCTTACTTTACATGCTGCTGGCGGGTCAAAGATGCTTGAAGCATCGATT
This portion of the Pelorhabdus rhamnosifermentans genome encodes:
- a CDS encoding homocysteine synthase produces the protein MSEKKLSFETLQVHAGQVPDPTTGSRAVPIYQTTSYVFNDAEHAANLFQLKESGNVYTRIMNPTTDVLEKRVAELEGGVGALATASGLSAILYAILNVANAGDEIVAASTLYGGTYELFTVTLQKIGIHVVLVNPDDPENFRKAITEKTKAVYAETIGNPRINVLDIEAVANIAHENKIPFIIDNTFGTPYLVRPIEYGADIVVHSATKFIGGHGSTLGGIIVDSGNFDWIASGKFPDFTTPDKSYGGLRYAQDLGKPAYILKARVQLLRNMGATLSPFNAFLLIQGLETLSLRIERHVENTRKIAEFLNNHPKVSWVNYPELAGNPYHDLAKKYLSKGAGSIFTFGIKGGLEAGKKFINSVELFSLLANVGDAKSLVIHPSSTTHAELDAEAQKAAGITPDLIRLSIGIEGVDDLIADLDQALAKA
- a CDS encoding methyl-accepting chemotaxis protein gives rise to the protein MNMKVHSFQTKLLLVLLPFFILSFVILSGSSYYLSKNSLMKSANELGVATGTDYANQTLADMNEKIAQLEDLASIQRIRNGNDPNQITQAMAETRARLHDFDTIFFITPDGSGFRSDGSKGQYQDREYFQQVLKTKKSTVSDPLISRTTGKISVILAVPVTYNNQVTGVLAATYSLEKLSDTLKQLTFKDTGYGFIVDSSGLLLAHPQLPETVGKLNFMEKKLNSELKLKDTELDDRLMTLFKSTVSTGKSQVGKYQFQNVDMITTFTPIALPGDKHWFIGVSAPETEVMQEMTTLTRTMLTISFLFILLAVFFVIMMSKRFTKPLILIRDECLLLTQGDLRERQVTVQSEDEIGQLAKGFRDMRTHIRGLVKSVQSQAEQVAASSEELTASAQQSADAANQVAGSITEIAAGTDKQAAAANNISSVAEELSVSTEQIATTTRDVANIAQNTSHEAAQGRQAVEQALAQMQQIGQGSKAVQTAIAELAKGSREISEIVTLISTIAGQTNLLALNAAIEAARAGEQGRGFAVVAEEVRKLAEESNEAAQQIGELIKRNQVNMDQAIAATELGTNNVQTGVHVVNLAGETFNKIVSSIIQLSSQIQGISESITQMAVGSHHLVESIHEIDTIGKQASVEAQTVSAATEEQSASMQEIASSSHSLAQLASNLQEAVAKFKS
- the metA gene encoding homoserine O-acetyltransferase MetA — its product is MPINIPNDLPSTEVLNNENIFVINEERAFHQDIRPLNIIILNLMPDKITTETQILRLLSNSPLQIDITLLYPKSHSSRNTPKAHLVKYYELFEDIQDKKFDGMIITGAPVEQMNFSDVDYWPELIQIMEWSRLHVYSTLHICWAAQAGLYYHFGIPKYLLPEKIFGVFPHTINKKNVRLMRGFDDVFFVPHSRHTEVKREDIEKVSELEILSESSEAGAYLVATKGGRQIFVTGHSEYDPLTLKREYDRDVSNGLHIHVPQNYYPGDDPAKQPIVKWRGHANLLFSNWLNYYVYQETPYNLNEIG